In Hymenobacter aquaticus, a single window of DNA contains:
- a CDS encoding restriction endonuclease subunit S, with protein MNWRNIRIGDFLHRVRVPVDIEDDQDYNLVTIRMHHKGVALRATKRGKDIGSKRMYRVAPGHFILSGIDARHGAFGIVPEELDGAVVTNDFWYFEVDEAQVDKELFLHLTSTTFFDDLCRLASDGTTNRVRLQADKFFNYEISLPEVGQQRELMAQLKQTNAAVASVLTETDQQLTHLTQLRQALLREAMQGQLLPQDPTDEPAALLLQQLQAEKAKLGKAGKGKAGPLFGEEAPAVEGPFEIPESWVWCELKEVVKSVFDGPFGSHLKTADYTTSGVRVIRLENLDYGKFKHDKTTYISLEKYEGLKQHTIYAGDIIVGSFIADGVKAVLIPHLAETAIAKADCFCIRNNPAVVDNQFLTYLLGTGFISDGYLRIMRGMTRLRINTAQLKQTLIPLPPLAEQHRIVAKLEQLMQHCDALEQRIRESRRLAEQLLQTALREALAPPAGAEAEEVSESEPELAEAAPPRRRGRPAKPVFQRGDYREFGDLFGQPEA; from the coding sequence ATGAACTGGCGCAACATCAGAATAGGCGACTTCCTGCACCGCGTCCGGGTGCCGGTTGATATTGAGGACGACCAGGACTACAACCTCGTCACCATCCGGATGCACCACAAGGGCGTGGCGCTACGGGCTACCAAGCGGGGCAAGGATATCGGCTCGAAGCGGATGTACCGCGTGGCCCCCGGCCACTTCATTCTGTCGGGTATTGATGCCCGGCATGGTGCTTTCGGTATTGTGCCCGAAGAGCTGGATGGAGCCGTTGTGACCAATGACTTCTGGTATTTTGAAGTAGACGAAGCGCAGGTAGACAAGGAGCTGTTTCTGCACCTGACCTCTACCACCTTCTTCGACGACCTGTGCCGACTCGCCAGCGACGGTACCACCAACCGCGTCCGGTTGCAGGCCGATAAGTTCTTCAACTATGAAATCAGCCTGCCCGAAGTAGGCCAGCAGCGCGAGCTAATGGCGCAGCTCAAGCAAACCAATGCGGCCGTAGCCTCTGTGCTAACCGAAACCGACCAGCAGCTCACCCACCTCACCCAACTCCGCCAGGCCCTGCTCCGCGAGGCCATGCAGGGCCAGCTGCTCCCCCAAGACCCCACCGACGAACCCGCCGCTTTGTTGCTCCAGCAGCTGCAAGCCGAGAAGGCCAAGCTGGGCAAAGCCGGCAAGGGCAAGGCCGGGCCGTTGTTTGGGGAAGAAGCTCCGGCGGTAGAAGGCCCGTTTGAGATTCCCGAGAGTTGGGTGTGGTGCGAGTTAAAGGAAGTCGTTAAAAGTGTCTTTGATGGTCCTTTCGGTTCTCATCTAAAAACAGCGGATTATACTACTTCGGGCGTGAGAGTAATCAGACTTGAGAATCTTGATTACGGTAAATTCAAGCATGATAAAACGACTTACATCAGTTTGGAAAAGTATGAGGGCCTCAAGCAGCATACTATCTATGCAGGTGACATAATTGTCGGTTCGTTCATTGCTGACGGGGTAAAAGCAGTACTTATTCCCCATTTAGCAGAAACGGCTATTGCCAAGGCAGACTGTTTTTGTATTAGAAATAATCCTGCTGTTGTAGACAATCAATTCTTGACATATTTATTGGGCACAGGCTTTATCTCGGATGGTTATCTGCGAATCATGCGTGGCATGACTCGTTTAAGAATAAACACCGCTCAATTAAAGCAGACGCTCATCCCCCTGCCCCCCCTGGCCGAGCAGCACCGCATCGTGGCCAAGCTGGAGCAGCTCATGCAGCACTGCGACGCCCTGGAGCAGCGCATCCGGGAGAGCCGCCGCCTGGCCGAGCAGCTCCTGCAAACGGCCCTGCGCGAGGCCCTGGCCCCCCCGGCCGGCGCCGAGGCCGAGGAAGTGTCCGAGTCCGAGCCCGAGCTGGCCGAAGCCGCCCCGCCCCGCCGCCGGGGCCGCCCCGCCAAGCCGGTGTTCCAGCGCGGCGACTACAGGGAGTTCGGCGACCTGTTCGGCCAGCCCGAGGCCTAG
- a CDS encoding class I SAM-dependent DNA methyltransferase, giving the protein MSNLSSLYKSIEKIMWTDTGLNGDAQRIEQFAWMLFFKIFSDKDKDLEMADDSYQSPIPAAYRWDAWAANDEGITGDELLAFIDRELFPTLRNLSFTSGNRRALIVREVFEGNNNYMKSGTNLRKVLNKLNEIDFNRAKDRHAFGDIYESILKGLQSAGKSGEFYTPRAVTQFITDTLAPKLGETILDPACGTGGFLTSTVEHLKAQTKAVADQQELQKVKGWEYKPLPFLLATTNLILHDVAVPNITFRDVLDQPLSAYSQKDRVDVVLANPPFGGVVANGNETNFPATFRTKESADLFLVLIMHLLKDGGRAGMVLPDGSLTGEGVKQRVRQKLLEDCNLHTIVRLPNSVFQPYATVATNLLFFTKGTPTKEVWYYQHRLPEGQKSYSKTKTIRREEFQPLEAWWHNRQESDVAWRVPIQTIIDRGYDLDIKNPHQTEETHEYTSAELIELLAQSFAKSEGLLNALKGELV; this is encoded by the coding sequence ATGTCCAACCTCTCGTCCCTCTACAAGTCCATTGAGAAAATCATGTGGACCGATACCGGCCTCAACGGTGATGCCCAGCGCATCGAGCAATTCGCCTGGATGCTGTTCTTCAAAATCTTCTCCGACAAGGACAAGGACCTGGAAATGGCCGACGACAGCTACCAGTCGCCCATACCGGCGGCCTACCGCTGGGACGCCTGGGCCGCCAACGACGAGGGCATCACCGGCGACGAGCTGCTGGCCTTCATCGACCGGGAGCTGTTCCCGACCCTGCGCAACCTGAGCTTCACCTCCGGCAACCGCCGCGCCCTGATCGTGCGCGAGGTGTTCGAGGGCAACAACAACTACATGAAGAGCGGCACCAACCTGCGCAAGGTGCTCAACAAGCTCAACGAAATCGACTTCAACCGCGCCAAAGACCGCCACGCCTTCGGCGACATCTACGAGAGCATCCTCAAGGGCCTGCAAAGCGCGGGCAAGAGCGGCGAGTTCTACACGCCCCGGGCCGTCACGCAGTTCATCACCGATACGCTGGCCCCCAAGCTGGGCGAAACCATCCTGGACCCCGCCTGCGGCACCGGCGGCTTCCTTACCAGCACCGTGGAGCACCTCAAGGCCCAGACCAAGGCCGTGGCCGACCAGCAGGAGCTGCAAAAGGTGAAGGGCTGGGAATACAAGCCCCTGCCGTTTCTGCTGGCGACCACCAACCTGATTCTGCACGACGTGGCCGTGCCCAACATCACCTTCCGCGACGTGCTCGACCAGCCCCTGAGCGCCTACTCCCAGAAAGACCGCGTAGACGTGGTGCTGGCCAACCCGCCCTTCGGCGGCGTGGTAGCCAACGGCAACGAAACCAACTTCCCCGCCACCTTCCGCACCAAGGAATCGGCCGATTTGTTCCTGGTCCTCATCATGCACCTGCTCAAGGATGGCGGCCGGGCCGGTATGGTGCTGCCCGACGGCTCGCTCACGGGCGAGGGCGTGAAGCAGCGCGTGCGTCAGAAGCTGCTCGAAGACTGCAACCTGCATACCATCGTGCGCCTGCCCAACTCCGTGTTTCAGCCCTACGCCACGGTAGCCACCAACCTGCTGTTCTTCACCAAGGGCACTCCCACCAAGGAGGTGTGGTACTACCAGCACCGCCTGCCCGAAGGCCAGAAAAGCTACTCCAAAACCAAGACCATCCGCCGCGAGGAGTTCCAGCCCCTGGAGGCGTGGTGGCACAACCGCCAGGAAAGTGACGTAGCCTGGCGCGTACCCATCCAAACCATTATCGACCGGGGCTACGACCTCGACATCAAGAACCCCCACCAGACCGAGGAAACCCACGAGTACACCAGCGCCGAGTTGATCGAGCTGCTGGCCCAGAGCTTCGCCAAGAGCGAAGGATTGTTGAACGCGTTGAAAGGGGAGTTGGTATGA
- the hsdR gene encoding EcoAI/FtnUII family type I restriction enzme subunit R, whose translation MLSKKDLSERDICTKYITPAIEGAGWNRHSQYLEEVSFTDGKIYVKGKLTARGTQKRADYILYYKPNIPIAIIEAKDNKHSVGAGMMQGLDYARILDIPFVFSSNGDGFLFHDRTVGEDGTVETELKLEDFPTPAALWARYKLAKGLTSPVAARVAEQAYYYDGGSKPPRYYQQIAINRTVEAVAKGQNRILLVMATGTGKTLTAFHIVHRLWKSGAKKRILFLADRTALIDQTRKGDFKHFKDKMHQVTNHQVEKSYEIYLALYQGLTGTEADRNIYKQFTPEFFDLIVVDECHRGSARDDSSWREILSYFSNATQIGLTATPRETEATSNSEYFGDALYTYSLRQGINDGFLAPYRVLRIGTNIDLDGWRPEDGKTDVRGGLVEDRVYNLRDFDRKLVIAERTELVARKITEFLKGFNRMAKTIVFCVDIDHAERMRSALANQNADLVKQDHRYVMRITGDNELGKMELENFTDPESKYPVIATTSELMTTGVDAKTCQVIVLDSNISSMTKFKQIIGRGTRIDEDYGKLFFTILDFRRATDLFADAEFDGDPIRVKEVTPDTDLEPEGAAGGTEPGDEDTPPIIDDVTGKPVEFPADPDPAAPVVAEPKIRYPQGGGATNGQRREKIYVNGVDVTVLLERELIFDEHGKPVTIKLTDYARQKVQEHFATLDDFLTTWHASDRKAAILEELREQGVPVERLQEAVGHDVDLFDLLCHVAFDQPPLTRKERAHNVRKRNYFTKYGAQARSVLEALTDKYADQGLADLESLDLLSTPPFTQLGSRLEIVQQFGGKPQYLQAVQELETELYRSA comes from the coding sequence ATGCTATCCAAAAAAGATCTTTCGGAGCGCGACATCTGCACTAAATATATTACCCCGGCCATCGAAGGTGCCGGCTGGAACCGGCACAGCCAATACCTGGAGGAAGTGTCCTTCACCGATGGTAAAATCTACGTGAAAGGCAAGCTCACCGCCCGGGGCACCCAGAAGCGCGCCGACTATATTCTCTACTACAAGCCCAATATCCCGATTGCTATTATTGAGGCCAAGGACAACAAGCACTCGGTAGGCGCGGGCATGATGCAGGGGCTCGACTATGCCCGGATTCTGGATATTCCCTTTGTGTTCAGCTCCAACGGCGACGGGTTTCTGTTTCATGACCGCACGGTGGGCGAGGATGGCACCGTGGAAACCGAGCTGAAGCTGGAAGACTTTCCCACGCCCGCCGCCCTCTGGGCCCGCTACAAGCTGGCTAAAGGTCTGACTTCGCCGGTGGCCGCCAGGGTGGCCGAGCAGGCGTACTACTACGATGGCGGCAGCAAGCCGCCCCGCTACTACCAGCAGATTGCCATCAACCGCACCGTGGAAGCCGTGGCCAAAGGGCAGAACCGCATCCTGCTGGTGATGGCCACCGGCACGGGCAAAACCCTGACGGCCTTCCACATCGTGCACCGGCTCTGGAAATCGGGGGCGAAGAAGCGCATCCTGTTTCTGGCCGACCGCACCGCGCTGATTGACCAGACCCGCAAGGGCGACTTCAAGCACTTCAAGGACAAGATGCACCAGGTGACCAACCACCAGGTCGAGAAGAGCTACGAAATCTACCTGGCCCTCTACCAGGGGCTCACGGGCACCGAGGCCGACCGCAACATCTACAAGCAGTTCACCCCCGAATTCTTCGACCTGATTGTGGTGGACGAGTGCCACCGCGGCAGTGCCCGCGACGACAGCAGCTGGCGCGAAATCCTGAGCTACTTCTCCAACGCCACCCAAATCGGCCTCACGGCCACGCCCCGCGAAACCGAAGCCACCAGCAACAGCGAGTATTTCGGCGACGCGCTCTATACCTACTCGCTCCGGCAGGGTATCAACGACGGCTTTCTGGCGCCCTACCGGGTGCTGCGCATCGGTACCAACATCGACTTGGACGGCTGGCGGCCCGAAGACGGCAAAACCGATGTGCGCGGCGGGCTGGTAGAAGACCGGGTGTACAACCTGCGCGACTTCGACCGCAAGCTCGTTATTGCCGAGCGCACCGAGCTGGTGGCCCGCAAAATCACGGAGTTTCTGAAAGGCTTCAACCGCATGGCCAAAACCATCGTGTTCTGCGTCGACATCGACCATGCCGAACGCATGCGCAGCGCCCTGGCCAACCAGAATGCCGACCTCGTGAAGCAGGACCACCGCTACGTGATGCGCATCACCGGCGACAACGAGCTGGGCAAGATGGAGCTGGAAAACTTCACCGACCCCGAATCGAAATACCCCGTCATTGCCACTACCTCGGAGCTGATGACCACCGGCGTGGACGCCAAAACCTGCCAGGTAATCGTGCTCGACTCCAACATCAGCTCGATGACCAAGTTCAAGCAGATTATCGGGCGGGGCACACGCATTGATGAAGACTACGGCAAGCTGTTCTTTACCATCCTCGACTTCCGGCGGGCCACCGACCTCTTTGCCGACGCGGAGTTCGACGGCGACCCAATCCGGGTGAAGGAGGTGACCCCCGACACCGACCTGGAGCCCGAGGGCGCGGCCGGCGGTACCGAGCCCGGCGACGAAGACACCCCGCCCATTATCGACGACGTGACCGGTAAGCCCGTGGAGTTTCCCGCCGACCCCGACCCGGCCGCGCCCGTGGTAGCCGAGCCGAAGATTCGCTACCCCCAGGGCGGCGGTGCTACAAACGGGCAGAGGCGCGAGAAAATCTACGTGAACGGCGTGGACGTGACCGTGCTGCTGGAGCGCGAGCTGATCTTCGACGAGCACGGCAAGCCCGTCACCATCAAGCTCACCGACTATGCCCGCCAGAAAGTGCAGGAGCACTTCGCCACCCTCGACGACTTCCTGACCACCTGGCACGCCTCCGACCGCAAGGCCGCCATTCTGGAAGAGCTGCGCGAGCAGGGCGTGCCCGTGGAGCGATTGCAGGAGGCCGTGGGCCACGACGTAGACCTGTTCGACCTGCTCTGCCACGTGGCCTTCGACCAGCCCCCGCTCACGCGCAAGGAGCGGGCCCACAACGTGCGCAAGCGCAACTACTTCACCAAGTACGGCGCCCAGGCCCGGAGCGTGCTCGAAGCCCTCACCGACAAATACGCCGACCAGGGCCTCGCCGACCTCGAAAGCCTCGACCTGCTCAGCACGCCGCCCTTCACCCAGCTGGGCTCCCGCCTCGAAATCGTGCAGCAGTTCGGCGGCAAACCCCAATACCTGCAAGCCGTGCAGGAGCTCGAAACCGAGCTGTACCGGTCGGCCTGA
- a CDS encoding Fic family protein yields MATSLWEPTNLPPAEELETRAVLKKLPAARSALAELKGISKTIPNEGILLNTLPLQEAKDSSAVENIITTHDELFKAALQTEGLKSQAAKEVSNYAAALRLGFDLVQQYGFLSVNHLAQIQAELEQNSGGYRRLPGTTLMNQNGEVVYTPPQHADDILRLMGNLETYLNDDTLSDADPLVKMAVLHFQFESIHPFYDGNGRTGRILNILYLVLKGLLDIPVLYLSRYLIRHKADYYHLLQQVRDTGNWEPWLLYMIEGVEQTSRETITLIGEMRDLMQHTKQQLRTYRFYSQDLLNNLFRHPYTRIEFVQQELKVSRITAASYLNQLAADGLLQKQKLGVANYYINQPLFDLLARSS; encoded by the coding sequence ATGGCTACTTCGTTGTGGGAACCTACCAATTTGCCGCCGGCCGAAGAACTGGAAACGCGGGCCGTGCTAAAAAAGCTACCTGCTGCCCGTAGCGCATTAGCCGAGCTAAAAGGCATTTCCAAAACGATTCCTAATGAAGGAATTCTACTCAATACTCTGCCGCTGCAGGAGGCCAAGGATAGCTCAGCCGTAGAAAACATCATCACTACCCACGACGAACTGTTTAAGGCTGCCTTGCAGACTGAAGGGCTAAAATCGCAGGCAGCCAAAGAAGTAAGTAATTACGCTGCAGCTCTGCGCCTGGGATTTGATCTGGTACAGCAATACGGCTTTTTGAGCGTCAACCACTTGGCGCAGATTCAGGCGGAGTTGGAACAGAATAGTGGGGGCTACCGCCGTCTGCCGGGTACCACCCTGATGAATCAGAATGGGGAAGTGGTGTATACCCCACCTCAACATGCTGATGATATTTTACGCCTGATGGGAAATCTGGAAACGTACCTCAACGACGATACCCTTAGCGACGCCGACCCACTCGTGAAAATGGCGGTGCTGCATTTTCAGTTCGAGAGTATCCACCCCTTTTACGATGGTAACGGCCGTACGGGCCGCATTCTAAATATCCTCTACCTGGTACTGAAAGGACTGCTTGATATTCCGGTGCTGTACCTGAGTCGCTACCTCATTCGTCACAAGGCCGATTATTATCACCTCCTCCAACAGGTGCGTGATACAGGCAATTGGGAGCCCTGGCTGCTCTACATGATTGAAGGAGTTGAGCAAACTTCCCGCGAAACAATTACGCTGATTGGGGAGATGCGCGATTTGATGCAGCACACCAAGCAGCAGCTACGTACCTACCGCTTTTACAGCCAAGATCTGCTCAACAACCTATTTAGGCATCCCTATACCCGTATTGAGTTTGTGCAGCAGGAGTTGAAAGTAAGCCGTATCACGGCCGCTAGCTACCTCAATCAGTTAGCTGCCGATGGCCTACTACAAAAGCAGAAACTGGGCGTAGCGAATTACTACATCAACCAGCCCCTGTTCGATCTGCTGGCTCGGAGCAGCTAA
- a CDS encoding HNH endonuclease — protein MPDLLPYLTRFRKLKTSRLAGEEAPYKPALLLAVLEGIEDESIVDNQIVITPELLAAFQSNCRDLSSSDRFRANNFALPFYHLTGDGFWHLRTHFGQPLVLTASGSPRSLGHLRQVVAYAALDEPLWQLLQDPATRHVFRDALLTRYFPQTRFRYRPTAGPDALRDLGQQMLQEPAAVYQTHLNLTDEVETAVRSAVFKREVLKAYNYTCAISGLQLISTSTTAPAPLLDACHIVPWAISHDDTIGNGLALTPTLHRAFDRHLLRIDQEYRVRVAGSFRELRGAGHGLLQFEGEKLRLPEREEWWPRLEGFGVW, from the coding sequence ATGCCCGACCTGCTGCCCTACCTCACCCGTTTCCGCAAGCTCAAAACCAGCCGCCTCGCCGGCGAGGAAGCGCCCTACAAGCCCGCCCTGCTGCTGGCCGTGCTCGAAGGAATTGAAGACGAGAGTATCGTCGACAACCAAATCGTCATCACGCCCGAACTGCTGGCCGCCTTCCAAAGCAACTGCCGCGACCTGAGTTCCTCGGACCGGTTTCGGGCCAACAACTTCGCCCTGCCGTTTTACCACCTCACCGGCGACGGGTTCTGGCACCTGCGCACCCACTTCGGCCAGCCCCTGGTGCTCACGGCCTCCGGCTCGCCGCGCAGCCTGGGCCACCTGCGCCAGGTGGTAGCCTACGCCGCCCTCGACGAGCCCCTGTGGCAGCTGCTGCAAGACCCGGCCACCCGCCACGTCTTCCGCGACGCCCTGCTGACCCGCTACTTCCCCCAGACCCGCTTCCGCTACCGCCCAACGGCCGGCCCCGATGCCCTGCGCGACCTGGGCCAACAGATGCTACAGGAGCCCGCCGCCGTCTACCAAACCCACCTCAACCTCACCGACGAAGTGGAAACGGCCGTGCGCAGCGCCGTCTTCAAGCGTGAGGTGCTCAAGGCCTACAACTACACCTGCGCCATTTCCGGCCTCCAGCTCATCAGCACCAGCACGACTGCCCCGGCCCCGCTGCTCGACGCCTGCCACATCGTGCCCTGGGCCATCAGCCACGACGACACCATTGGCAACGGCCTGGCCCTGACGCCCACCCTGCACCGCGCCTTCGACCGCCACCTCCTGCGCATTGACCAAGAGTACCGGGTGCGGGTCGCCGGCTCGTTCCGGGAGCTGCGCGGTGCCGGGCATGGGCTCCTGCAGTTCGAGGGCGAGAAGCTGCGGCTACCCGAGCGCGAGGAATGGTGGCCGCGGTTGGAGGGGTTTGGGGTGTGGTAG
- a CDS encoding DoxX family protein has protein sequence MKTTTVLYWVSTGLLAALMLMSGMSNLLSTPESLDAFRHLGYPAYLSPFLGVAKLLGVLALLVPGFPRLREWAYAGFVFDLAGAMYSGLAVGDPLSTWLPLTIGFLVIATSYVTNRRRTEAPARSSHLSIA, from the coding sequence ATGAAAACTACAACTGTGCTGTACTGGGTTTCCACTGGCTTGCTGGCGGCCCTGATGCTCATGTCGGGCATGTCGAACCTGCTGAGCACGCCCGAGTCGCTGGACGCGTTCCGGCACCTGGGCTACCCGGCGTATCTGTCGCCGTTTCTGGGCGTGGCCAAGCTGCTGGGGGTGCTGGCGCTGCTCGTGCCGGGCTTTCCGCGCCTGCGGGAGTGGGCCTACGCCGGCTTCGTGTTCGATCTGGCCGGGGCCATGTACTCGGGCCTGGCCGTGGGCGACCCGCTGAGCACGTGGCTGCCCCTGACCATCGGGTTCCTGGTCATTGCCACGTCTTACGTCACCAACCGGCGCCGGACGGAGGCTCCCGCCCGGTCGTCGCACCTGAGCATAGCCTAG
- a CDS encoding Na+/H+ antiporter: MHDNALHETILLVLGLLFAMLLLVMLSQKLRISYPIFLVLAGLGLSFVPGLPLIVINPDLIFLIFLPPLLYQAAWDTSWKDFWRWKRPIALLAFGLVFFTSTIVAYVSSSMIPGFTLALGFLLGGIISPPDAVAATSVLKGIKVPRRVTSILEGESLINDASSLIVFRFALAAVVSGTFSWHQATTTFLLVSGMGLAIGLVVGYGFYLIHTYLPTTPSINTVLTFLAPYVMYLLAEEFHFSGVLAVVSGGLLLSYHSHRIFDADTRLQTASVWTSVGFALNGLVFILIGLELPVAVQSLGNYSLRQAITYGLVISAIVIVIRMVWMFPAAFVPRWLFRSIRTQEASPGWQGPVIIGWAGMRGVVSLASALSVPLLLSNGQAFPQRNLILFITFVVILVTLVFQGLTLPAIIRLTGVADLEERMPTDEQEAGIRLRLRHVALAHLARHYEEDIRSNEMISALQHRMQAEAQRTGNLLEALDYDESKRRALQRYHQVLLDVLQVQREELMVLRREDVFEEEMLRHQEAQLDLDEAKISHMPH; the protein is encoded by the coding sequence ATGCACGATAACGCCCTACACGAAACGATACTGCTGGTTCTGGGTCTACTGTTTGCCATGCTGCTGCTGGTGATGCTGAGCCAGAAGCTGCGCATCTCCTACCCGATTTTCCTGGTGCTGGCCGGCCTGGGCCTGAGCTTCGTGCCCGGCCTGCCGCTTATCGTCATCAACCCCGACCTGATCTTCCTGATTTTCCTGCCGCCCCTGCTCTACCAGGCCGCCTGGGATACGTCGTGGAAAGACTTCTGGCGCTGGAAGCGGCCCATTGCCCTGCTGGCCTTCGGGCTGGTGTTCTTCACCTCCACCATCGTGGCCTACGTGTCGAGCAGCATGATTCCGGGCTTCACCCTGGCGCTGGGGTTTCTGCTGGGCGGCATCATCTCGCCCCCCGACGCGGTGGCGGCCACCTCCGTGCTGAAGGGCATCAAGGTGCCGCGCCGCGTCACGAGCATTCTGGAGGGGGAAAGCCTGATCAACGACGCCAGCAGCCTGATTGTGTTCCGCTTTGCCCTGGCGGCGGTGGTGTCGGGCACGTTTTCCTGGCACCAGGCCACCACCACCTTCCTGCTGGTCAGTGGCATGGGCCTGGCCATCGGGCTGGTGGTCGGCTACGGCTTTTACCTGATTCATACCTACCTGCCCACCACGCCCAGCATCAACACGGTGCTGACCTTCCTGGCGCCCTACGTGATGTACCTGCTGGCCGAGGAGTTTCACTTCTCGGGCGTGCTGGCCGTGGTCAGCGGCGGGCTGCTGCTCTCCTACCACTCCCACCGCATCTTCGACGCCGACACCCGCCTGCAAACGGCCAGCGTGTGGACCAGCGTGGGCTTTGCCCTCAACGGCCTGGTTTTTATCCTCATTGGGCTGGAGCTGCCGGTGGCCGTGCAGAGCCTGGGCAACTACTCGCTGCGGCAAGCCATTACCTACGGCCTGGTCATCAGCGCCATCGTCATCGTTATCCGGATGGTGTGGATGTTTCCGGCCGCTTTCGTGCCCCGCTGGCTGTTCCGCAGCATCCGCACCCAGGAAGCCAGCCCCGGCTGGCAGGGCCCCGTGATTATCGGCTGGGCGGGCATGCGCGGGGTGGTGTCGTTGGCCTCGGCTTTGTCGGTGCCCCTGCTGCTGAGCAACGGGCAGGCGTTTCCGCAGCGCAACCTGATTCTGTTCATCACCTTCGTGGTCATCCTGGTTACGCTCGTCTTCCAGGGCCTGACGCTGCCGGCCATCATCCGGCTGACCGGCGTGGCCGACCTGGAGGAGCGCATGCCCACCGACGAGCAGGAAGCTGGCATCCGGCTGCGGCTGCGCCATGTGGCCCTGGCCCACCTGGCCCGGCACTACGAGGAGGACATCCGCAGCAACGAGATGATCAGCGCCCTGCAGCACCGCATGCAGGCCGAGGCCCAGCGCACCGGCAACCTGCTCGAAGCCCTGGACTACGACGAGTCGAAGCGCCGGGCCCTGCAACGCTACCACCAGGTGCTGCTAGACGTGTTGCAGGTGCAGCGCGAGGAGCTGATGGTGCTGCGCCGCGAAGACGTGTTTGAGGAGGAGATGCTGCGCCACCAGGAAGCCCAGCTCGACCTGGACGAGGCCAAAATCAGCCACATGCCGCATTAA
- a CDS encoding M12 family metallopeptidase, with amino-acid sequence MSTHNDADDQDDVKPCTLKALPDRLKLEGIRTALAVNPLNGFLPTPPPNGHRPTPPMRLTAAVAKKWDDKPRILTVSFPAGTARELQDRIVSHMNAWTKTCCIGFQRVDKGGKVRVSFGPGGYWSYLGTDILLIPADEQTMNLEGFSMQTPESEFVRVVRHEAGHTLGFEHEHMRQELVDRIDRQSAYAYFLQTQGWDQETVDDQVLTPLAARSIIGTKPDETSIMCYQLPGKIMKNKKGIPGGKDINATDYAFAGRLYPKPKKQPAAEMAMAAHGDGVHAEGWPEAKDIRFSADLLAEFNHATLVGTH; translated from the coding sequence ATGAGCACGCACAACGACGCCGACGACCAGGATGACGTGAAACCCTGTACCCTTAAAGCTTTGCCCGACCGGCTCAAGCTGGAAGGCATCCGGACCGCCCTAGCCGTTAATCCGCTGAACGGATTCTTGCCCACGCCGCCCCCCAACGGCCACCGGCCCACGCCGCCCATGCGCCTGACGGCGGCCGTGGCCAAAAAGTGGGACGATAAGCCCCGCATCCTGACGGTCAGCTTTCCGGCCGGCACCGCCAGGGAGCTACAGGACCGGATTGTGAGCCACATGAACGCCTGGACCAAAACGTGCTGTATCGGGTTCCAGCGCGTCGACAAAGGCGGGAAAGTCCGGGTGTCGTTTGGTCCCGGCGGGTACTGGTCGTACCTGGGCACGGATATTCTGCTCATCCCGGCCGACGAGCAAACGATGAACCTGGAAGGCTTTTCCATGCAGACACCGGAGTCCGAGTTTGTCCGGGTCGTACGCCACGAGGCGGGCCACACGCTGGGCTTCGAGCACGAGCACATGCGCCAGGAGCTGGTAGACCGCATCGACCGGCAGAGTGCCTACGCCTATTTCCTGCAAACCCAGGGCTGGGACCAGGAAACCGTGGATGATCAGGTACTCACGCCCCTGGCCGCCCGGTCCATCATCGGCACCAAGCCCGATGAAACATCCATCATGTGCTATCAGCTGCCCGGCAAAATCATGAAAAACAAAAAAGGCATTCCGGGGGGCAAGGACATTAACGCCACCGACTATGCCTTTGCCGGCCGGCTATATCCCAAGCCTAAAAAGCAGCCCGCCGCCGAAATGGCCATGGCCGCCCACGGGGACGGCGTCCACGCCGAAGGCTGGCCCGAGGCGAAGGATATCCGGTTTTCGGCCGACCTGCTGGCCGAGTTCAACCACGCGACGCTCGTCGGGACCCACTGA